The following are encoded together in the Humulus lupulus chromosome 5, drHumLupu1.1, whole genome shotgun sequence genome:
- the LOC133779721 gene encoding uncharacterized protein LOC133779721: MTANLCTNHVFVFPEEMSQPGGKNLRSVFTGGNSSAGASGPKMKKLRTSKKAAGTPTKSPAKEKEQPLAAQVEETVPPAAGGSMPLPPLRAPAFIRDTGAEPGASVIVPPEVRIPVDPQDLEKIPDVFRGTVYETANYAVSHFYRFNERELRAIKTRSPVGVLESSLGMALTSALALHRSIARTKAQLEDMRSEHQAVVATHQTSLQTAKDAMAAAQAELEEARPKLQEVEATKAALAAARAELDTAMAGTEEAKDALETEKAASVTAMEDFAKPALKANLS, translated from the exons atgactgctaacttgtgtactaaccatgtctttgtttttccagaggagatgtctcagcccgggggaaaaaatctgcgGTCTGTGTTCACCGGGGGGAACTCTTcagccggggcctctgggcccaaaatgaagaagctccggacgtcgaagaaagccgctgggacccccaccaagtctcctgcaaaggaaaAAGAGCAGCCCCTAGCCGCCCAGGTCGAGGAaactgttcctcctgctgcaggggggagcatgCCCCTACCCCCTCTGCGAGCTCCGGCCTTCATCCGGGATacaggggcggagcccggggCTTCGGTGATCGTGCctcccgaggtgcgcatcccggttgacccccaggacctggaaaagattccagacgtctttcgggggacggtgtatgagacggcgaactacgccgtcagccacttctaccgcttcaacgagagggagctcagggccatcaAAACCAGGAGCCCAGTGGGTGtactggaatcttcattgggcatggccctaacg AGTGCCCtggcccttcatcggagcatagccaggaccaaggcccagctcgaggatatgaggagcgagcatcaggcggttgtggccacccaccagacttccttgcagacggctaaggatgccatggcggccgcgcaggccgagctggaagaggcccgtcccaagcttcaagaggtcgaggcaaccaaagccgccctcgccgCCGCTCGGGCAGAGCTAGATACTGCGATGGCTGGGACCGAGGAGGCCAAGGACGCCCTGGAAACCGAGAAGGCAGCTTCAGTCACCGCCATGGAg